The Pyrococcus horikoshii OT3 genome includes a window with the following:
- a CDS encoding 7-cyano-7-deazaguanine synthase, producing MLNNVIRELKRFGEETKIINKRIILMFSGGKDSSLALYLLKEAGYNVSALTFFHKWSWPEVLRWGMKFTKKLGVTHYLIDITEGLKREAIGRKGPICIHCKKVMLWNAKWFAVNNGFELIAKGDNANDKIIGTLLDQCPGDIRICEIPKIGIPIFRPLIKYKAREIEMLTNEAGIKPYRMYEHGRRKQWREGCPLQYIDEDTRITEELMDLAFRVNYKVSKIARERKVRISVRVPSFEIMCWNCDNETLKEVKKVINKETL from the coding sequence ATGCTTAATAACGTCATAAGGGAACTTAAAAGGTTTGGAGAAGAAACTAAGATAATAAACAAGAGGATAATTTTAATGTTTTCTGGGGGAAAAGATTCCAGCTTAGCATTATATCTACTTAAAGAAGCTGGGTATAACGTTTCCGCCTTAACATTCTTCCATAAATGGAGCTGGCCTGAAGTATTAAGGTGGGGAATGAAATTTACAAAAAAGCTAGGAGTTACGCATTATTTGATAGATATAACAGAAGGACTAAAAAGAGAAGCGATAGGAAGAAAAGGTCCAATATGCATTCACTGTAAGAAAGTGATGCTGTGGAATGCAAAATGGTTTGCAGTTAACAATGGATTTGAACTCATTGCAAAAGGTGATAATGCAAATGATAAGATCATTGGAACGCTCCTTGATCAATGCCCTGGAGACATTAGGATATGCGAGATCCCTAAGATAGGAATCCCAATATTCAGGCCACTAATAAAGTACAAGGCTAGGGAAATTGAAATGCTTACCAATGAAGCGGGAATAAAGCCTTATAGGATGTATGAGCATGGAAGGAGGAAACAGTGGAGAGAAGGGTGCCCGTTACAGTATATAGATGAAGACACCAGAATAACAGAAGAACTAATGGATCTAGCGTTCAGGGTTAACTATAAAGTGAGCAAAATAGCGAGGGAGAGAAAAGTTAGAATAAGCGTTAGGGTTCCAAGCTTTGAGATAATGTGTTGGAACTGTGATAATGAAACTCTTAAGGAAGTGAAGAAAGTAATTAATAAGGAAACATTATAA
- a CDS encoding pyruvoyl-dependent arginine decarboxylase, protein MTWITPKKAIMLAAAAEGGTKLNAFDNALLKMGIGNVNLVKLSSVIPAHIEWLDELPKNIPIGMLLPTVYAHIESDEPGSTISAALGVGISEGNEGGLIYEYAGYCKREEAEDMVRKMVEEGFKVRGWKLKEFKVVSAEITVKEKPAAAVAAVIMFPY, encoded by the coding sequence GTGACCTGGATAACGCCTAAAAAGGCCATAATGCTGGCCGCTGCTGCTGAAGGTGGAACAAAGCTTAATGCTTTTGATAATGCCCTATTAAAGATGGGAATTGGAAACGTAAATCTCGTGAAGCTTAGCAGCGTTATCCCAGCTCATATAGAATGGTTAGATGAATTGCCAAAGAATATCCCGATTGGAATGTTACTTCCAACTGTTTATGCGCATATAGAGAGTGATGAGCCAGGATCAACAATAAGCGCTGCTTTGGGCGTCGGAATTAGTGAGGGTAACGAGGGGGGATTGATATACGAATATGCAGGTTATTGTAAAAGGGAGGAAGCTGAGGACATGGTTAGGAAGATGGTTGAAGAGGGATTTAAAGTTAGAGGTTGGAAGCTTAAGGAGTTTAAAGTTGTATCAGCTGAGATAACTGTTAAAGAGAAGCCAGCTGCAGCGGTTGCGGCTGTTATAATGTTTCCTTATTAA
- a CDS encoding DUF2079 domain-containing protein: MKKIKISGIIISAIYTCIMLYLTYKIYNGLRYRSLDLGIFAQSLHSLSGGKLFYNTVEFQLYNVQTHFGVHFQPILFLLFPLLFLIKKTTYALVVSQTIALGTSVYLAYRLATEELGEKKGVALTILYACNSSLIGINIFEFHPVSLAVPLFLLAYKFLKRGSPLFYIISTLILLTKEDAFLGVISIIAWKILKEGFSVEILKKNKKIIFFAFLALVYGILTIKVIIPKFGGKYIYSSLYTKFSIDRRKLLYFLLFNLTFALLPMLDFIGMLSLIPPWLECLLASRETQTMFGFHYPYMLVPLSFVASLEVARQLKWRIVKKLVIIGILASLATLPIAKLPPEKPNPLIYLTVITPVPGKEASWEAIEIVKGLKGPIYTQPEFYPPLAIRSDVYIYPKNVNPRVILVNLNTYYGRRALKRLRDFKVELTRYKKIFEKDGVIIMLRKD; encoded by the coding sequence GTGAAGAAAATAAAGATATCCGGTATAATTATTTCAGCAATATACACTTGTATTATGCTATATTTAACTTATAAGATTTATAATGGATTAAGGTACAGGAGTTTAGATCTCGGAATATTTGCCCAATCACTTCACTCACTAAGCGGAGGTAAACTCTTCTATAACACTGTAGAATTTCAACTTTATAATGTTCAAACTCACTTTGGCGTTCATTTCCAACCAATCCTCTTTCTTCTTTTCCCTCTATTGTTCCTAATAAAGAAAACGACCTATGCTCTAGTAGTGTCCCAAACGATTGCTTTGGGCACTTCAGTATACTTAGCATATCGGTTAGCTACGGAGGAACTTGGAGAGAAGAAGGGAGTTGCACTAACTATACTCTACGCCTGCAACTCCTCATTAATAGGCATAAATATTTTTGAGTTTCACCCAGTATCTCTAGCTGTCCCCCTCTTTCTACTAGCATATAAGTTCCTTAAGAGGGGAAGTCCCCTGTTTTACATAATTTCAACCCTAATATTGCTGACAAAGGAGGATGCTTTTCTTGGGGTAATCAGCATTATAGCATGGAAAATACTTAAAGAGGGGTTCTCCGTTGAGATATTAAAGAAGAACAAGAAGATAATTTTCTTTGCGTTTCTTGCACTAGTTTACGGAATATTAACGATTAAGGTGATAATACCAAAATTTGGAGGCAAATATATATACAGTAGCTTGTATACGAAGTTCAGCATAGATAGAAGGAAACTCCTATATTTCCTGCTCTTTAACTTAACTTTCGCTTTACTTCCAATGTTGGACTTCATTGGCATGCTTTCTTTAATACCACCTTGGCTCGAATGCTTACTAGCCTCTAGAGAAACCCAAACAATGTTCGGCTTTCACTATCCATACATGCTCGTTCCTCTATCTTTTGTTGCATCTTTGGAGGTAGCGAGACAACTCAAATGGAGAATTGTTAAAAAACTAGTAATCATTGGAATCTTAGCTTCACTCGCAACTTTACCAATAGCAAAACTCCCTCCAGAAAAACCAAATCCCCTAATTTATCTCACGGTTATAACCCCAGTTCCAGGAAAAGAAGCCTCCTGGGAGGCTATAGAAATTGTTAAAGGGTTAAAGGGTCCTATATACACCCAACCAGAGTTTTATCCTCCCCTAGCTATAAGATCCGACGTTTACATATATCCTAAAAACGTAAACCCTAGGGTCATACTGGTAAATCTCAACACATACTACGGAAGGAGAGCCTTAAAGAGACTTAGAGACTTCAAGGTAGAGCTAACAAGGTATAAGAAGATATTTGAAAAGGATGGTGTGATTATAATGCTTAGAAAGGATTAA
- a CDS encoding DUF402 domain-containing protein, which translates to MVGRITLIYKRIPNRILRREDEVIADLGDLIVARSEFSGMLAPLKVNGVEVINNGYKMVYFAFIGKDFDVLKIYDRKGTFKGLYIDVLDYTRRSGNTIEMLDLFLDIFIFPSGEYFLLDEDELEMALNYGLISREKFLKAYRTAERIISEIEGGKFPPKVVWEYSL; encoded by the coding sequence ATGGTTGGGAGGATCACCTTAATCTATAAACGGATACCAAATCGCATCCTAAGGAGAGAGGATGAGGTAATAGCAGATTTAGGGGATTTAATAGTTGCAAGGTCAGAGTTCAGCGGCATGCTTGCACCTTTGAAGGTTAATGGGGTTGAGGTAATAAATAACGGCTATAAAATGGTTTATTTCGCTTTTATAGGAAAGGATTTTGATGTGTTGAAAATATACGACAGGAAAGGAACCTTCAAGGGTCTGTACATTGACGTCTTGGACTACACGAGGAGGAGCGGGAACACGATAGAGATGCTGGATCTCTTTCTTGACATATTTATATTTCCGAGTGGGGAGTACTTCCTTCTGGACGAGGATGAACTGGAGATGGCCTTAAACTATGGTTTAATCTCAAGAGAAAAGTTTCTAAAGGCATATAGAACAGCTGAGAGGATTATTAGTGAGATAGAAGGGGGAAAGTTCCCTCCTAAAGTTGTTTGGGAGTACTCACTCTAG
- a CDS encoding MBL fold metallo-hydrolase, with translation MIIYFIGTGGSEGIPVHLCDCNTCNEARKFRFAQRRPSTLAVIGENGEVILFDVGTDIREFLNVPLDAIFLTHWHHDHIYGLYKLRWIARETNLYAPEGHADALILQDPKNLRPKIIKAGEKIRIGDIKVTSVKLNHQIETLGYIIEEDGKRVAILYDTKGLPPETREYLEDISPLRVAIVDATYPPGFVDPYHNNVNEAVEMSIDIAERIVLSHISHKNLPFLKLVNYTRKMWGGKVLVAYDGMVFYV, from the coding sequence ATGATCATATATTTTATAGGAACTGGGGGAAGTGAAGGAATACCTGTCCACCTCTGTGACTGTAACACTTGTAATGAGGCTAGAAAATTCAGATTCGCTCAGAGAAGACCTTCAACCCTCGCTGTAATTGGAGAAAATGGGGAAGTAATTCTCTTTGATGTTGGAACGGATATTAGGGAATTCCTAAATGTTCCCCTCGACGCTATCTTCCTTACCCATTGGCATCACGATCACATTTATGGTCTCTATAAGCTCAGGTGGATAGCAAGGGAAACAAACCTTTACGCTCCAGAGGGGCATGCAGATGCTTTAATACTCCAAGATCCCAAGAATTTGAGACCAAAGATAATTAAAGCTGGAGAGAAAATAAGGATCGGAGATATAAAGGTAACAAGCGTAAAATTAAATCATCAAATCGAGACCCTTGGATACATCATTGAAGAGGATGGAAAAAGGGTTGCAATATTATATGACACCAAGGGTTTACCTCCCGAGACGAGAGAGTACCTGGAAGATATATCCCCACTTAGGGTTGCGATTGTTGATGCAACGTATCCCCCAGGATTTGTAGATCCTTACCATAACAACGTTAATGAAGCCGTTGAGATGTCCATTGATATCGCTGAAAGAATAGTTCTAAGCCACATCTCCCATAAAAATTTACCATTTCTGAAACTCGTCAACTATACGAGAAAAATGTGGGGAGGGAAAGTTCTTGTGGCCTATGATGGAATGGTTTTCTATGTATAA
- a CDS encoding metallophosphoesterase family protein, with the protein MPIALISDIHSNYEALKAVWKEIKDIDKIVCLGDLVGYGASPDAVVELIRKEMKRREILCIRGNHDNAVAFGTDWGFNPYARYAVRWHQRTMKSENLEFLRNLPVRLFFKYGERSYHIIHGSPRAPLDEYLFPWLPDSEFADCLRYIREDDLIVGHTHVPMLKIIGKRRVINPGSVGQPRDGDWRASYAILYEDGKVEFFRVEYDVETAAEKILKAGLPEFLAYRLFEGL; encoded by the coding sequence ATGCCAATTGCTTTAATCTCGGATATTCATTCAAATTATGAGGCATTAAAAGCCGTTTGGAAGGAAATAAAAGACATAGACAAGATAGTATGCCTGGGAGATCTGGTAGGCTATGGAGCAAGCCCTGATGCAGTTGTTGAACTAATAAGAAAGGAAATGAAAAGGCGAGAAATCTTGTGCATAAGGGGAAATCATGACAATGCAGTTGCCTTTGGAACTGACTGGGGTTTCAATCCCTATGCTAGATACGCAGTTAGGTGGCATCAGAGAACGATGAAGAGTGAAAACTTAGAATTTTTAAGGAACCTCCCAGTAAGGTTATTTTTTAAGTACGGAGAAAGAAGCTATCACATTATCCATGGTTCTCCCAGGGCCCCTTTAGATGAGTATTTATTTCCCTGGCTCCCAGATTCGGAGTTCGCCGACTGTCTAAGGTATATTAGGGAGGATGATCTAATAGTTGGGCACACTCACGTTCCAATGCTAAAAATTATCGGGAAAAGAAGGGTCATAAACCCAGGATCAGTTGGACAGCCTAGGGATGGAGATTGGAGGGCCAGCTACGCTATCTTATACGAGGATGGGAAAGTTGAGTTTTTCCGAGTGGAATATGACGTTGAAACCGCTGCAGAAAAAATCTTAAAGGCCGGACTCCCAGAATTCTTGGCATACAGACTCTTCGAGGGATTATGA
- the glyS gene encoding glycine--tRNA ligase: protein MNGKFDKYEYLQDLMRRRGFAWGSFEIYGGSRGFYDYGPLGATIKRKIERKIREAFIREGFFEIETPDITPEQVFIASGHVEKFVDPVVECKKCGMRFRADHLIEEFLGIDVEGKSAEEMSRIIREHGLKCPECGGELSDVFYFNLMFETYIGPYKDKKAYLRPETAQGIFVNFKRLNAFARNKLPFGVFQIGKAYRNEISPRQGMIRLREFTQAEAEIFFNPNETEHPHFNEVKHEKLKLYPIENQLKELGEVEVTAEEAVKRGYVMNSFFAYYMVMIKKILLDIGIPEDKIRFRQQLPEERAHYSADTWDAEVYSERFGWVECVGLAYRTDYDLSRHMKMSGADLTVMIHYDKPKVVKRIQVSLNMKKVGPKLKADAKKINEIIKSMDQKELEKLVKDLNEKGKVTIEGYELSKEDFIVKEVEEKITGEKIVPHVLEPSFGIDRPFYLLLENSLTVDEDGRIYLKIKKDMAPIEVAVLPLVAKEPLTTIAYEIYRTLQKEGFIVVYDEKDSIGKRYMRYDEIGTPYCVTVDNQTPEDGTVTIRDRDTREQIRVKIEELPRKLKELIFG from the coding sequence ATGAATGGGAAGTTCGATAAGTATGAATATCTTCAGGATCTAATGAGGAGGCGAGGATTTGCATGGGGAAGTTTTGAGATATATGGAGGATCTAGGGGTTTCTATGATTATGGGCCTCTTGGAGCTACAATAAAAAGGAAAATTGAGAGAAAGATACGGGAAGCTTTTATAAGAGAGGGGTTTTTCGAAATTGAAACTCCCGACATAACACCGGAGCAAGTCTTCATTGCTAGCGGTCATGTGGAGAAATTCGTTGATCCCGTAGTTGAGTGTAAGAAGTGCGGAATGAGGTTTAGAGCGGATCATTTAATAGAGGAATTCCTGGGAATTGATGTTGAAGGTAAGTCCGCTGAGGAGATGAGTAGGATAATTAGGGAACATGGTTTGAAGTGCCCCGAATGTGGGGGGGAGCTAAGCGATGTCTTTTACTTTAACTTAATGTTCGAGACTTACATCGGCCCTTACAAGGATAAGAAGGCTTATCTAAGGCCTGAAACGGCCCAGGGAATATTCGTAAACTTCAAGCGCTTGAATGCCTTTGCAAGAAATAAACTTCCTTTCGGAGTTTTCCAGATAGGGAAGGCTTATAGAAACGAGATATCTCCCCGGCAGGGAATGATAAGGCTTAGAGAATTCACCCAGGCTGAAGCTGAGATATTCTTCAATCCTAACGAAACCGAGCATCCTCACTTTAATGAAGTTAAGCACGAAAAGCTTAAACTATACCCAATAGAAAACCAGCTTAAGGAGTTAGGGGAAGTTGAGGTAACAGCTGAAGAAGCAGTGAAGAGAGGCTACGTTATGAATTCGTTCTTTGCATATTATATGGTCATGATAAAGAAGATTTTACTCGATATAGGCATTCCAGAGGATAAGATACGATTCAGGCAACAATTACCCGAGGAGAGAGCTCACTACTCGGCAGATACGTGGGATGCCGAGGTGTACAGCGAGCGCTTCGGTTGGGTAGAATGTGTAGGATTAGCTTATAGAACTGATTACGATCTGAGTAGGCACATGAAAATGAGCGGGGCCGATTTGACGGTAATGATCCATTATGACAAACCGAAGGTCGTTAAGAGAATTCAAGTTTCCTTGAACATGAAGAAGGTTGGACCAAAGCTCAAGGCGGATGCAAAGAAAATAAATGAAATTATAAAGTCAATGGATCAAAAAGAGCTAGAAAAGCTTGTAAAGGATCTTAATGAGAAAGGAAAGGTCACGATTGAAGGTTATGAACTTTCTAAGGAAGATTTTATAGTTAAAGAAGTTGAAGAAAAGATTACTGGTGAGAAGATAGTTCCTCACGTTTTAGAGCCTAGCTTTGGAATTGACAGGCCCTTCTATTTACTCCTAGAGAACTCGCTAACAGTTGATGAAGATGGGAGGATCTACTTGAAAATAAAGAAGGATATGGCCCCAATTGAGGTTGCAGTCCTTCCATTGGTAGCTAAGGAACCCTTAACAACAATAGCCTATGAAATCTATAGAACGCTTCAGAAGGAGGGATTCATAGTAGTTTACGATGAAAAGGACAGCATAGGAAAGAGGTACATGCGCTACGATGAAATTGGAACACCTTACTGTGTAACCGTCGATAATCAAACGCCAGAGGATGGAACTGTAACCATAAGGGATAGAGATACCAGGGAGCAGATAAGGGTAAAGATAGAGGAACTTCCCAGGAAGCTTAAAGAACTAATATTTGGATGA
- a CDS encoding DUF356 domain-containing protein: MLNTIVLIRTDNFKKALTALADLVRYGGMKIRGTPRIIPPALSDWAFEQIVGEKPRKRVKAHVVAQVDLPASKAIGRIRDIHPPAHIIVIPVGSPVHKELLRLWGTFKELKGFHPPKETKRTSEDGLE; this comes from the coding sequence ATGCTAAACACGATAGTGCTGATTAGAACGGATAACTTTAAGAAGGCATTAACAGCGCTAGCTGACCTTGTTAGGTATGGAGGAATGAAAATAAGGGGAACTCCCAGAATAATACCTCCAGCTTTATCTGACTGGGCATTTGAGCAGATAGTAGGGGAAAAGCCCAGGAAAAGAGTTAAAGCCCATGTAGTTGCCCAAGTTGATCTACCTGCATCGAAGGCAATAGGAAGGATAAGAGACATTCACCCTCCAGCCCACATAATTGTAATTCCAGTCGGAAGTCCCGTCCACAAGGAACTCCTTAGGCTATGGGGAACATTTAAAGAGTTAAAGGGATTTCATCCACCAAAGGAAACGAAAAGGACATCTGAAGACGGGCTAGAGTGA
- a CDS encoding radical SAM protein gives MIKLRLPNSHFEDHGDMIRLVWRRTLIADFKKRDIELAIKRKFRVSPSVRVEDGYLLITTDNEDIERFVAFYIQSNLGGLLRNKYTKRRVIYIHEGMEVPLLGYNAFGLIDRGTNLIQVRGSTGCNMSCIFCSVDEGPYSRTRKLDFVVDIDYLMKWFNLVAKEKGKGLEAHLDAQGEPLMYPFIVELVQALRDHPHVSVISMQSNGVLLDDKLVEELAEAGLDRVNLSIHSLDPKKAKMLMGIKDYDLSHVLEMAEALVNAGIDVLIAPVIIFGINDDEAEAFIEFARKIGAGKRWPALGFQNYVPYKFGRNPVIAKPISFKEFYEWLRKLEEKTGMKPLVLKPHHFGMHPRPFIPLAFKRGEVVKAEVVLPGRIEGEMIAKARNRLIQVINSNAKVGDKIKVRIVRTRHGIYIGTPHG, from the coding sequence ATGATCAAGTTAAGGTTACCTAACTCCCACTTTGAGGATCATGGAGATATGATCAGGTTAGTGTGGAGAAGAACGCTGATTGCCGACTTCAAGAAGAGGGATATTGAACTTGCAATAAAGAGGAAGTTTAGAGTTTCTCCAAGTGTAAGGGTCGAAGATGGATATCTACTAATAACAACCGATAATGAGGATATTGAAAGGTTCGTTGCATTTTATATTCAAAGCAATTTAGGAGGATTACTCAGAAATAAGTACACAAAGAGGAGGGTTATCTACATACATGAGGGTATGGAAGTACCACTTCTAGGCTACAACGCCTTTGGTTTAATAGACAGGGGTACCAACCTGATCCAGGTAAGAGGATCAACTGGATGTAACATGAGTTGCATATTCTGCTCAGTTGATGAGGGTCCATACTCCAGAACGAGGAAGCTTGACTTTGTCGTTGATATTGATTATCTCATGAAGTGGTTTAACTTGGTTGCGAAGGAGAAAGGGAAGGGATTAGAAGCTCACTTGGATGCCCAGGGAGAACCCCTGATGTATCCTTTTATAGTGGAACTAGTTCAAGCACTAAGAGATCACCCCCACGTATCCGTGATCTCCATGCAGAGCAATGGAGTTCTCCTGGATGATAAACTAGTGGAAGAGCTTGCTGAAGCGGGGCTCGATAGGGTAAACTTGTCAATTCACTCTTTAGATCCGAAGAAAGCCAAGATGCTCATGGGAATTAAAGATTACGACCTGAGTCATGTATTAGAAATGGCCGAAGCTTTGGTAAATGCAGGCATAGACGTTCTGATAGCTCCAGTAATAATCTTCGGAATTAACGATGACGAAGCCGAAGCATTTATAGAGTTCGCAAGGAAGATTGGAGCTGGGAAAAGATGGCCTGCACTGGGCTTTCAGAATTATGTCCCCTACAAATTTGGAAGAAATCCAGTTATAGCTAAACCGATATCATTTAAGGAATTTTACGAGTGGTTAAGGAAGCTAGAGGAGAAGACGGGGATGAAACCCTTGGTTCTAAAGCCCCATCACTTTGGAATGCACCCAAGGCCGTTTATACCACTAGCCTTCAAGAGGGGGGAAGTCGTGAAAGCTGAAGTTGTACTTCCTGGGAGAATTGAGGGTGAGATGATAGCTAAGGCCAGGAACAGGTTAATACAGGTGATAAATTCTAATGCCAAGGTAGGAGATAAGATCAAAGTTAGGATCGTAAGGACGAGACATGGAATATACATTGGCACTCCTCATGGTTAG
- a CDS encoding inositol-3-phosphate synthase has translation MVRVGIIGQGYVASIFAIGLERIKLGELNYYGVPLANELPIKIEDIQIVTSYDVDKSKIGLPLSEVVKRYWEGHIPESLQEIYVKKGIHLRSLRNLPIEASGLEDEMPLKEAVEQLVSEWKDAKVEVILNVPTTESFVPFEKLENLEKAIKEDNRDRLTATQVYAYAAAQYAKEVGGAAFVNAIPTSIANDPAFVELAKESNLVIFGDDGATGATPLTADILGHLAQRNRHVLDIAQFNIGGNNDFLALTDKDRNKSKESTKSSIVEDILGYDAPHYIKPTGYLEPLGDKKFIAMHIEYISFNGARDELVVTGRINDSPALAGLLVDLARLGKIAIDRKEFGTVYPVNAFYMKNPGPKDARNIPRIIAYEKLREWVGLPPRYL, from the coding sequence ATGGTGAGGGTAGGCATTATTGGCCAGGGGTACGTAGCCAGTATTTTTGCCATAGGTCTCGAAAGGATAAAACTCGGAGAATTAAACTACTATGGAGTTCCACTAGCCAATGAATTACCAATAAAAATAGAGGATATTCAGATAGTAACCTCATATGATGTTGACAAGAGTAAGATAGGGCTACCTCTGTCGGAGGTTGTCAAGAGATACTGGGAAGGGCACATTCCAGAAAGTTTACAGGAGATCTACGTAAAGAAGGGAATTCACCTAAGGAGCTTAAGGAACCTACCAATAGAAGCTAGTGGACTCGAGGATGAGATGCCGCTGAAGGAAGCCGTTGAACAACTAGTCAGCGAATGGAAAGATGCTAAAGTAGAGGTGATATTAAACGTCCCAACTACTGAATCATTCGTTCCATTTGAAAAGCTTGAGAATCTTGAGAAGGCTATAAAAGAGGATAATAGGGATAGATTAACGGCGACCCAGGTTTACGCTTACGCTGCAGCCCAATATGCAAAGGAAGTTGGAGGGGCAGCATTTGTAAATGCAATACCCACTTCAATAGCAAACGATCCAGCGTTTGTAGAGCTTGCAAAGGAAAGCAACTTAGTAATCTTTGGCGATGATGGAGCTACAGGAGCTACACCTTTAACGGCCGATATTCTGGGTCACCTAGCGCAAAGAAATAGGCACGTTTTGGACATAGCACAATTCAACATTGGAGGTAATAACGACTTCCTAGCACTAACCGACAAGGATAGAAATAAGAGCAAAGAGTCTACGAAGTCAAGTATTGTTGAAGACATACTAGGTTATGACGCTCCACATTACATAAAGCCCACCGGTTATTTGGAACCCCTGGGAGACAAGAAGTTTATAGCAATGCACATTGAATACATAAGCTTCAACGGAGCTAGAGATGAGCTAGTAGTTACAGGAAGAATTAACGATAGCCCAGCTTTAGCTGGATTGCTCGTTGATTTGGCAAGGTTAGGAAAGATCGCCATTGATAGGAAAGAATTTGGAACCGTATACCCCGTCAATGCATTCTATATGAAGAACCCAGGGCCAAAGGATGCAAGGAATATTCCGAGGATAATAGCGTATGAGAAACTAAGGGAGTGGGTAGGGTTACCTCCAAGGTACCTTTGA
- a CDS encoding DUF998 domain-containing protein, producing MKFNKAMGMKYLKWSGTVGGLAYWFFVYWSISNNPWFSFFKNALSDLGDPAKASHPWIYNYGLIVTSPFVLAFSIYLIIAAKNKIQTVGGAYISISSLFLALIGIFHAGTRPHVFVSTYFFIQFFLGMLIYGVGSKTAIRLTSIIIFILALLGLFIPWPSVALEETYEIVLIMLFTFFVAVRG from the coding sequence ATGAAGTTTAACAAGGCAATGGGTATGAAGTACCTTAAATGGTCAGGAACTGTTGGTGGACTTGCCTATTGGTTCTTTGTCTATTGGAGTATTTCTAATAATCCATGGTTCTCATTCTTCAAAAACGCTCTCAGCGATCTAGGTGATCCAGCAAAAGCTTCCCATCCGTGGATATATAATTACGGGTTGATAGTGACATCTCCATTTGTCCTAGCCTTCTCTATATACCTAATAATAGCCGCAAAAAATAAGATCCAGACCGTTGGAGGAGCATATATAAGTATATCTTCATTGTTTCTTGCTCTCATAGGAATTTTCCACGCAGGAACAAGACCTCATGTTTTCGTCTCAACGTATTTCTTTATACAGTTCTTCCTTGGAATGTTAATCTATGGAGTAGGGAGTAAAACAGCTATACGCTTAACTTCCATTATAATATTCATTCTCGCCCTTCTAGGACTTTTCATTCCTTGGCCCTCTGTAGCATTAGAGGAAACTTACGAGATAGTCTTGATAATGTTGTTCACATTCTTCGTAGCAGTAAGAGGATAA